The Trichomycterus rosablanca isolate fTriRos1 chromosome 15, fTriRos1.hap1, whole genome shotgun sequence genome contains a region encoding:
- the LOC134329110 gene encoding LOW QUALITY PROTEIN: uncharacterized protein LOC134329110 (The sequence of the model RefSeq protein was modified relative to this genomic sequence to represent the inferred CDS: substituted 1 base at 1 genomic stop codon) encodes MPEPAKAAPKKGSKKTVTKTAGKGGKKRRKSRKESYAIYVYKVLKQVHPDTGISSKAMGIMNSFVNDIFERIAGESSRLTHYNKRSTITSREIQTAVRLLLPGELAKHAVSEGTKAVTKYTSSKXSALVALANQRRNSNIMPEPAKAAPKKGSKKTVTKTAGKGGKKRRKARKESYAIYVYKVLKQVHPDTGISSKAMGIMNSFVNDIFERIAGESSRLAHYNKRSTITSREIQTAVRLLLPGELAKHAVSEGTKAVTKYTSSK; translated from the exons atgccTGAACCAGCGAAGGCCGCGCCCAAGAAGGGCTCCAAGAAAACCGTCACCAAGACTGCCGGCAAAGGAGGCAAGAAGCGCAGAAAGTCCAGGAAGGAGAGCTACGCTATCTACGTGTACAAAGTCCTGAAACAGGTCCACCCTGATACCGGGATCTCCTCCAAGGCTATGGGCATCATGAATTCCTTCGTCAACGACATTTTCGAGCGTATCGCTGGTGAGTCCTCTCGTCTGACTCACTACAACAAGCGCTCCACCATTACCTCCAGGGAGATCCAGACCGCCGTGCGCCTGCTGCTTCCCGGTGAGCTGGCCAAGCACGCCGTGTCCGAGGGTACCAAGGCCGTCACCAAGTACACCAGCTCCAAGTAAAGCGCCTTAGTCGCTCTGGCAAACCAACg AAGAAACAGCAACATCATGCCTGAACCAGCGAAGGCCGCGCCCAAGAAGGGCTCCAAGAAAACCGTCACCAAGACCGCCGGCAAAGGAGGCAAGAAGCGCAGAAAGGCCAGGAAGGAGAGCTACGCTATCTACGTGTACAAGGTCCTGAAACAGGTCCACCCTGATACCGGGATCTCCTCCAAGGCTATGGGCATCATGAACTCCTTCGTCAACGACATTTTCGAGCGTATCGCTGGTGAGTCCTCTCGTCTGGCTCACTACAACAAGCGCTCCACCATTACCTCCAGGGAGATCCAGACCGCCGTGCGCCTGCTGCTTCCCGGTGAGCTGGCCAAGCACGCCGTGTCCGAGGGTACCAAGGCCGTCACCAAGTACACCAGCTCCAAGTAA
- the LOC134329097 gene encoding histone H4-like → MSGRGKGGKGLGKGGAKCHRKVLRDNIQGITKPAIRRLARRGGVKRISGLIYEETRGVLKVFLENVIRDAVTYTEHAKRKTVTAMDVVYALKRQGRTLYGFGG, encoded by the coding sequence ATGTCCGGAAGAGGAAAAGGCGGCAAAGGTCTTGGAAAAGGAGGCGCTAAGTGTCACCGCAAAGTTCTCCGTGATAATatccagggtattactaaacCCGCCATCCGCCGTTTGGCTCGCCGTGGCGGTGTGAAGCGTATTTCCGGCTTGATCTACGAGGAGACCCGCGGTGTGCTCAAGGTGTTCCTGGAGAACGTCATCCGTGATGCCGTCACCTACACCGAGCACGCCAAGAGAAAGACCGTCACCGCAATGGACGTGGTGTACGCTCTGAAACGCCAGGGACGCACCCTGTACGGATTCGGCGGTTAA